From the genome of Nicotiana sylvestris chromosome 1, ASM39365v2, whole genome shotgun sequence:
atcttaaacaaaaataaaaaaatcaacgTACCAAATTTACCCTTACACATTGCATTTTGGAAAAGTGGCATTCCTTAGTTCTAATTagtcattatatatatatatatattctaaatCCACTCTTGACAAATATAACACTATAAATCTAGTAGATTTACAAGATGTATTTCATGATGAATGATACCAATATATCTCCAAAATTCttcatattttatattttgaatCACAATATAACAACGATAAAGAAAGAAACTATTTAATTAGGGTAACATAAGAATGTTCTACATCATATTAATATTGTTAGATTGGATAATTTGGTTTTTGCTTATCTCTAAATCATGCTAAATTAACGTAGATTTTAcctttttattataatttttatataatgaTAATCTAAATGGACGTCTTAACAACTTAAAATTGGTCGGGATTTAAACCATCTTGAAGTTTTATTATGTTTTTTTATTAGGGAAAAAGGTCAATTAAGGTTGAATTTTCTTTTATTGGAGTTGacttgcctttttttttttaaagtactAGCAAAGGGGGAAAATGTGAACTGAGTGAGGAAGTTCGAAACTTGCACCTCTGAGTACAAAGGTTGGATTTCTAACGAGCTCCTGACAACTCATTACTGCATGTTACGttgttttgttattattattaactGTTTATATTGATACTTATAACTCATTAAATTAATAGGGTACGTAGAAAGCAATATGTTATCACTGTATAGGAGTTCTTCGTAAttgcaaaagaagaagaaaaaaggacgTCTTGGTTCCTAAAATAAACTTTAGGGTATGATAAAGAACACCATTATTATGCTTAGTAGTGTACTTTACCCTCAAAATTGGGTTCAATCAATACCTAACAACAAATATATATGGTGATTCATTTGTCAATATGTATAACAGGAAATCACATTAAACGAATATTCTTATTTCCTGCGCACTTCAATTATTTCCTAACAATAACTTcatgaattttaaaaataaaagtaagtCTTCATTTTCTTACTTAtgattcttttaatttttttgttggaaaaaaaaaataggaatGACAAATAATTTTGTTAGGGAAAATTTACAAAGTAGTCCAAAGAAGAGGAAATTTATGAACTTAAAATCTGATATTCAAAATACACATAGATTatcatttatataaaaataaatactaCTATAAGATTAGGAAACAAAACTTGCTTACGTCTTAAGGAAATATTCCCTCGTTCACAAATCTTTTTGAAGCAGGAGCTAGACAATTATTCAAGAAAAGGAAACTTAAAGCCATATATCAAAAAATAGATGTAGAGAAACACTAAACATTCCAAAAGGAAGAAATTAATTAGTGGACGATCACAAATTAGATATAAATAAAGGAAACAAGCAAAGCTAGTATAATAATATGCTAAcagaaaaaatgggaaaaatgaAATAAACGTATGGAAAGTATATAGTGATGCTATATCCTTCATGTATCCAATCAGCAGATAAAAATATAAGGAAACAAATCATGCATGAAAAATAAGCTATATATCCAACTCCACGCCCCCCAGATAGCTATAAATATAGagtacctcaaaactcaaccatcAATTCATAGCTAGCTACTGTATCTTAGTAGGGTTTCCGCCATTCTACTATTTCTTCCCTAGTCATAATTTCTTCGCAGCAGTAGTATCGATCATTAATGGAGTATTCTCAGGCTAAGTGCTTTTCTCGCCCGATGGGTCATCGCTTTCATCCGACGGACAGGGAAGTGCTCAAGTATCTAATAGGGTTTGTGAGAGACGAGCCACTTCACTCTCAGAATGAACTCATGCAGGTGGCGGATCTCTACGCCGACAAGGAGCCATGGCAGATTTTCGAAGCTTATGATcagggaaacaacaacaacaacactcGTTACTTCATAACGCCGCAGAAGAAAGAGAAGCCAACGTGGAAAAGAGTTTCAAGAACTGTCGGGAAGGGCACTTGGAAGCCTCAAGGCAAAGGCCGAGAGGTGTTTGATGATAAAGGAAGACTCATGGGATACGTGAAAAGTTTGAAGTACATCCCCGCTAACAAATCGTCAAACAATGTGAATGGCGAGTGGTTGATGACAGAGTACTCTTTGTTTGATCGTTATCTGGCTGCTAGGGAGATTAAGAACAAAGGTTTCGTAATTTGTAAGATCAAGAAGAAGGGCAAACCTGGTGACAAGAAAAAAGGAAACAATATTGATGAGGTAGTTAATGATGAGAATATGAGAGATATTGAAGAATTTATCAACACCGTGTTGCAAGAAGATGTTCAAGTTGAAGACAATGGTATAAGGTCGAATGGTACTATAGCAAAGCTGGATGATCAAGAGAATAATATTATCCAATATGTAGAGGGAGATCAAGTTAGAGACCATGTACTTGGTTTGTTGGATTCCACAGAGGATATTGTTGATGTGAATGATCATGAGGAGTATGTTGAAGATTGCGTAGATGAGGGGGATGAAGTTCAAGTCCATTTACTTGAAGAATACATTGATTCCGTTCTGCAATCAGAAGATGTTCAAGCTGAAGACAATCAACATGCTACATTCTGGGCTTCCGCGGAAGATGTCGATCTGGATACTATCAATTTCTGTTAGTCATAGGATATATTTGCTAGATATATAATGTAGTTTAATAATCCC
Proteins encoded in this window:
- the LOC138876561 gene encoding NAC domain-containing protein 30-like, which codes for MEYSQAKCFSRPMGHRFHPTDREVLKYLIGFVRDEPLHSQNELMQVADLYADKEPWQIFEAYDQGNNNNNTRYFITPQKKEKPTWKRVSRTVGKGTWKPQGKGREVFDDKGRLMGYVKSLKYIPANKSSNNVNGEWLMTEYSLFDRYLAAREIKNKGFVICKIKKKGKPGDKKKGNNIDEVVNDENMRDIEEFINTVLQEDVQVEDNGIRSNGTIAKLDDQENNIIQYVEGDQVRDHVLGLLDSTEDIVDVNDHEEYVEDCVDEGDEVQVHLLEEYIDSVLQSEDVQAEDNQHATFWASAEDVDLDTINFC